One Streptomyces sp. NBC_01217 genomic region harbors:
- a CDS encoding cation:proton antiporter, whose amino-acid sequence MHDTTALLVELGSVILGLGIIGRFAGRIGLSPIPLYLLVGLAFGDGGLLPLGASEEFTAVGAEIGVILLLLLLGLEYSASELVTSLKTQYPSGAVDFVLNATPGAVAALLLGWGPVGAVALAGVTWISSSGVIAKVLTDLGRLGNRETPVILGVLVIEDLSMAVYLPLLTAMLAGVGLAGGSVALLIALGTVGFVLYLALRHGRLISRAVSSDNPEMLLLVVLGLTVLVAGVAQELQVSAAVGAFLVGIALSGEVAEGARKLLTPLRDLFAAVFFVFFGLSTDPAEIPPVLLPAALLAIVTVLTKIGTGWYAARRAGIGSRGRWRAGGTLVARGEFSIVIAGLAVATEPRIGPIATAYVLILVIVGPLTARWTQPAVARIQAWRERDRDGKGGTGSGDVPAVRPAPAVQKEFASSAD is encoded by the coding sequence GTGCACGACACGACCGCGCTGCTGGTGGAGCTCGGCTCCGTCATCCTGGGCCTCGGAATCATCGGACGGTTCGCCGGACGCATAGGACTCTCACCGATCCCGCTGTATCTGCTGGTGGGGCTCGCCTTCGGGGACGGCGGGCTGCTGCCGCTGGGGGCCAGTGAGGAATTCACCGCCGTCGGCGCCGAGATCGGCGTCATCCTGCTGCTGCTCCTGCTCGGCCTGGAGTACAGCGCCTCCGAGCTGGTGACCAGCCTCAAGACGCAGTACCCGTCCGGGGCCGTGGACTTCGTGCTCAACGCGACCCCCGGGGCGGTGGCGGCGCTGCTGCTCGGGTGGGGGCCCGTGGGGGCCGTCGCACTGGCCGGGGTCACCTGGATCTCGTCGTCCGGGGTGATCGCGAAGGTGCTCACCGATCTGGGGCGCCTCGGCAACCGCGAGACGCCCGTCATCCTCGGTGTGCTGGTCATCGAGGACCTGTCGATGGCCGTCTATCTGCCGCTGCTCACCGCGATGCTCGCGGGCGTCGGCCTCGCCGGGGGCAGCGTCGCGCTGCTCATCGCGCTCGGCACCGTCGGGTTCGTGCTCTATCTGGCGCTGCGGCACGGGCGGCTGATCAGCCGGGCCGTGTCCTCCGACAACCCGGAGATGCTGCTCCTGGTCGTGCTCGGGCTGACCGTCCTGGTGGCCGGTGTGGCACAGGAGCTTCAGGTGTCCGCGGCCGTCGGGGCGTTCCTGGTCGGGATCGCGCTCTCGGGCGAGGTCGCCGAGGGGGCGCGCAAGCTGCTGACGCCGCTGCGGGATCTGTTCGCCGCCGTCTTCTTCGTGTTCTTCGGGCTCTCCACCGATCCGGCCGAGATTCCGCCGGTGCTGCTTCCGGCGGCGCTGCTGGCGATCGTCACCGTCCTCACCAAGATCGGCACCGGGTGGTACGCGGCCCGGCGCGCCGGAATCGGTTCGCGCGGCCGGTGGCGGGCCGGCGGGACGCTCGTCGCCCGCGGTGAGTTCTCCATCGTCATCGCCGGTCTGGCCGTGGCGACCGAGCCCCGTATCGGGCCCATCGCCACCGCGTACGTCCTCATCCTCGTCATCGTCGGACCGCTGACCGCCCGCTGGACCCAGCCCGCCGTGGCCAGGATCCAGGCGTGGCGGGAACGGGACCGGGACGGCAAGGGCGGCACGGGGAGCGGCGACGTTCCCGCGGTCCGTCCGGCGCCCGCGGTCCAAAAGGAGTTCGCCTCCTCCGCCGACTGA
- a CDS encoding MarR family winged helix-turn-helix transcriptional regulator: protein MAAYEQAHQDRPSDRGGDDDVEGVTRAVLTASRLLVALSARSLAAVEDRVTLPQFRLLVVLSTHGNAKLVTLAERLGVNPSTAMRMLDRLIVGGLAEREVNPANRRETVLRVTPEGHRLVEDVTAGRRREIAAIVERLAPEQRSALIDALTAFTAAGGEPSVPADGSDGYPLGWTSDLPAHHDM from the coding sequence ATGGCCGCGTACGAACAGGCACATCAGGACCGACCGTCGGACCGGGGCGGGGACGACGACGTCGAGGGGGTGACGCGTGCCGTGCTGACGGCGTCCAGGCTGCTCGTCGCCCTCTCGGCGCGTTCCCTGGCGGCGGTGGAGGACAGGGTGACACTGCCCCAGTTCCGGCTGCTCGTCGTGCTGTCCACGCACGGGAACGCCAAGCTGGTGACGCTCGCCGAGCGGCTCGGGGTGAACCCGTCGACCGCGATGCGCATGCTGGACCGGCTGATCGTCGGAGGCCTCGCGGAACGGGAGGTGAACCCCGCCAACCGCCGGGAGACGGTGCTGCGGGTGACCCCGGAGGGCCATCGGCTGGTCGAGGACGTCACGGCGGGCCGCCGCCGGGAGATCGCCGCCATCGTCGAACGCCTCGCCCCGGAGCAGCGCAGCGCTCTGATCGACGCGCTGACCGCGTTCACCGCGGCGGGCGGCGAACCGTCCGTACCGGCGGACGGTTCGGACGGGTACCCGCTGGGCTGGACATCCGACCTCCCCGCCCACCACGACATGTGA
- a CDS encoding M56 family metallopeptidase, whose product MGVFVCLPLVLPLTALPIARLAGQHLHPRSATRLLAAVGTLLALCSTLCLGLLMVVGTAQLPGNPLPDGWSDPEVRDAVPYEVKAGIVAIGALAAVVGTCGWTVYRHVRLRIRAGRALAAASAVTSGDVAVLPDPEPYAYALPGDPGRVVVSTAMIRCLDARERRALVAHERAHLAARHHRYLLAAHLAARANPFLMPLRTAVAFSTERWADEEAARAVGDRRVVAVAVGKAALFSHRAPDASVGFAAFAAASEFDSAAGPVPRRVAALLAPVPQARLWPPSSSHAALAALVATAGTAVSAFSSLNAAVTLVRILHAATPL is encoded by the coding sequence ATGGGTGTCTTCGTCTGTCTGCCGCTCGTGCTGCCGCTGACCGCGCTGCCGATCGCGCGCCTCGCCGGACAGCATCTGCACCCCCGCAGCGCGACCCGGCTGCTCGCCGCCGTCGGAACGCTGCTCGCCCTGTGCAGCACGCTGTGCCTGGGCCTGCTGATGGTGGTCGGTACGGCCCAGCTCCCGGGCAATCCGCTCCCGGACGGCTGGTCGGACCCTGAGGTGCGGGACGCGGTGCCGTACGAGGTGAAGGCGGGCATCGTCGCGATCGGGGCGCTGGCGGCGGTGGTCGGGACGTGCGGATGGACGGTGTACCGCCATGTGCGGCTGCGCATCCGTGCCGGACGCGCCCTGGCCGCCGCCTCTGCCGTCACCTCGGGCGACGTCGCGGTGCTCCCGGACCCGGAGCCGTACGCCTATGCGCTGCCCGGCGATCCTGGCCGGGTCGTCGTCTCGACCGCGATGATCCGGTGTCTGGACGCCCGTGAGCGGCGGGCCCTGGTCGCACATGAGCGGGCCCATCTGGCCGCCCGTCACCACCGCTATCTGCTGGCCGCCCATCTCGCGGCGCGCGCCAACCCGTTCCTGATGCCGCTGCGTACGGCGGTGGCGTTCAGCACCGAACGGTGGGCGGACGAGGAGGCCGCGCGTGCGGTCGGCGACCGGCGGGTGGTGGCGGTCGCGGTCGGCAAGGCGGCGCTTTTCTCGCACCGGGCGCCGGACGCCTCGGTCGGCTTCGCGGCCTTCGCCGCCGCCTCCGAGTTCGACTCCGCCGCGGGTCCCGTACCGCGCCGGGTGGCGGCGCTGCTCGCCCCGGTTCCGCAGGCGCGGCTGTGGCCCCCGTCGTCCTCCCATGCAGCGCTCGCGGCCCTCGTCGCGACGGCGGGCACAGCGGTCTCGGCGTTCTCGTCGCTCAACGCGGCGGTGACCCTGGTGCGGATTCTGCACGCGGCGACCCCGCTCTGA
- a CDS encoding BlaI/MecI/CopY family transcriptional regulator codes for MDSARHGHHPDNEPPREEVPEPLSPDQLRPGSRRLRRRGQGELEAQVLAVLHSANGPATAGWVQEHLDGDLAYTTVITILSRLHAKKAVTRSREGRSYTWTSASDEAGLAALRMRRVLDGERDRDAVLAHFISALSPGDEERLRALLARADAPEDPDAGNGPDNSPDAEGR; via the coding sequence ATGGACTCGGCCAGGCACGGCCACCACCCGGACAACGAGCCGCCCCGTGAGGAAGTGCCCGAGCCGCTGAGCCCCGATCAGTTGCGCCCCGGCAGCCGGCGGCTGCGCAGGCGCGGGCAGGGAGAGCTGGAGGCCCAGGTCCTCGCCGTACTGCACTCGGCGAACGGCCCCGCGACGGCCGGCTGGGTGCAGGAACACCTCGACGGCGACCTCGCGTACACCACCGTCATCACGATCCTCTCCCGCCTCCACGCCAAGAAGGCCGTGACGAGGTCCCGCGAGGGCCGCTCGTACACCTGGACGTCCGCCTCCGACGAGGCCGGTCTCGCGGCCCTGCGGATGCGCCGCGTACTGGACGGCGAACGCGACCGGGACGCCGTGCTCGCCCACTTCATCTCGGCCCTGTCCCCCGGCGACGAGGAACGGCTGCGCGCGCTGCTGGCCCGCGCGGACGCCCCGGAGGATCCGGACGCTGGGAACGGCCCGGACAACTCCCCCGACGCGGAAGGCCGATAG
- a CDS encoding tellurite resistance TerB family protein: MALWDRIKESASSMQSQLEAKKNDLKSGAFRDASMAMCALVAAADGSIDPSERQRVASLIASNEVLQNFPADDLQRRFNDYVNKLTTDFAFGKVSVLQEIGKAKKKPAEARAVIQIGIVIGGADGDFDKSEQAVVREACFALDLPPHEFDL, from the coding sequence ATGGCACTGTGGGATCGGATCAAGGAATCCGCTTCGTCGATGCAGTCGCAGCTGGAAGCGAAGAAGAACGACCTGAAGAGCGGCGCGTTCCGTGATGCGAGCATGGCCATGTGCGCCCTGGTCGCCGCGGCCGACGGTTCCATCGACCCGTCCGAACGCCAGCGTGTCGCCTCGCTGATCGCCTCCAACGAAGTTCTGCAGAACTTCCCGGCGGACGATCTGCAGCGCCGCTTCAACGACTATGTGAACAAGCTCACCACCGACTTCGCCTTCGGCAAGGTCAGCGTGCTCCAGGAGATCGGCAAGGCGAAGAAGAAGCCCGCCGAGGCGCGTGCCGTCATCCAGATCGGCATCGTCATCGGCGGCGCCGACGGCGACTTCGACAAGTCGGAGCAGGCCGTCGTACGGGAGGCGTGCTTCGCGCTCGACCTTCCGCCGCACGAGTTCGACCTGTAG
- a CDS encoding SAV_915 family protein — MSEHSGTAGPEPLDPGPAGLLFVPVRPGPAACRTGRTARFFRTPLGERTAVGFTSPHRLAATLGDAQPWIRLSEPALRALGLPLGVTALTVDPQLTAQAPGRAAPPVPGARRVTAPWPASPAAGLR; from the coding sequence ATGTCCGAGCACAGCGGAACGGCCGGCCCCGAACCTCTTGATCCCGGCCCGGCCGGACTGCTCTTCGTCCCCGTCCGGCCGGGACCGGCAGCCTGCCGCACCGGTCGCACCGCGCGGTTCTTCCGTACGCCACTGGGCGAGCGCACCGCCGTCGGCTTCACCTCCCCGCACCGGCTCGCCGCCACCCTGGGCGACGCCCAGCCCTGGATCAGGCTCTCCGAACCGGCCCTGCGCGCGCTCGGTCTGCCGCTCGGAGTCACCGCCCTCACCGTCGACCCCCAACTGACCGCGCAGGCCCCCGGACGGGCCGCCCCGCCCGTCCCCGGGGCGCGCCGGGTCACAGCTCCTTGGCCGGCCAGTCCAGCAGCCGGGCTCCGATGA